One window from the genome of Ananas comosus cultivar F153 linkage group 13, ASM154086v1, whole genome shotgun sequence encodes:
- the LOC109719315 gene encoding uncharacterized protein LOC109719315, with amino-acid sequence MAIVAKDFGFHTRRVMIISIRTIYRSVRAHPVLSSLGLFLLVLYNLFPSLFAFLISSSPVLICTTLLLGTLLSFGEPNIPEIEEEKTNTREVSSLKAGPSSNDLRVHQDESVTSQSHVRNGLMNEESPLEESAFSEETDCVYSDGEEHVPLVKRDDERDEKDDSCLAAIHSVKNDVEMINVENLINKERDVHGLEKAEKIEDPVEKQDEVGEAVHDSPTTNGKEVEDLGMGIDKPEANNEFGFSLGSPWQRISDHDDVSDSESDRAESSSPDASMADIIPMLDELHPLLDSESAPPNIKHISASASDHESDDYHDDDDDDDDGDDDDDDVDDDESVEEGAENNGAEENKEVEGKKEDENEAVVSWTADDQKNLMDLGSSELERNRRLESLIAKRRARKNFRFDLERNLIDLNGNDSMELSRFRLAPISAPRGNPFDLPYDSEETMDLPPIPGSAPSVLLPRGNPFDLPYDQPNGSDNALRETWSPRETFVSVPQREMLFRRHESFNVSGGELRQERRASMLRPYFVAENIESEERTSATFNRQYSDKSDSKLSSVPESDTVSSVTDLDYNKDFVEQEFHPEDENENLPLDEVEAAVVERETNEEFIVTNDHEIHLNNHMNVEETQQNVQFIGSLEENHGEAINLSSTISDAGGFGESEEKHEDLISTSLSEATTKGSMEFHDRIDNLEVARNSMLLGRAASDLISWEDKIGDNQLTEVVYDSSPPATEKSLSNVSALNEVLFDAGKSSLNASSSLESNMEMNLEKEFSEVGDFPSINTNLVGEMASDDGKSWAASSSIPLIDGIESKSREIGESNVSEVGLSTIHVGSENYIIHQLSSDLMESNSSSTTLIDIGDIHQKKVDGLGDQTSNVDNLLSSDDLISSVPPYAAHFEMSLISSMDLHPIPEEKVEDFKSEKDQNSKLFYDSLAGLTGFQVIGGENIHASHIEQELSFIDMNYVVGSGNHGDETKLISETDEGGSLFVPPLVPVHNGSTVLKYENVIGSGIDLIESGDLIDLVPSRLEGSSSKYLDDSNEELRVFEAWPGEELNSLVKQIYGGVQVSSVLDPTAKVEVEPTEFGLRKSGPEVRETDLEMLVFEARSIEDVGSAFEHLSTGRDETKILEVGVSEVIQGRTNLELIDVNPETRETDSELPVLKPKSIEELESAFEHLSKGLDKTNISEVGSPDVTAGRLNLEKNEINSDLQVVEAKSVDGLHEAFKQLSGEAEAKNGSGKFEENEKHVETDVPEVQPAEEIEQASEAAVISEAGRHLEKEDERNDEVAAITAVVGSNSKKTGKKHKSRKSRSSSSSSSSDSE; translated from the exons GTTTGGGTCTTTTCTTGCTTGTACTATACAACTTATTTCCTTCTCTATTCGCTTTCCTCATTTCCTCCTCTCCTGTCCTTATCTGCACTACTCTTCTTCTTGGAACCCTTCTGAGCTTTGGAGAACCAAATATTCCTGAAATTGAAGAAGAGAAAACCAATACTCGGGAAGTTTCATCTTTGAAAGCTGGGCCTTCTAGCAATGATCTTCGTGTGCACCAAGATGAGAGTGTTACTTCTCAGTCCCATGTACGAAATGGATTGATGAATGAGGAATCGCCGTTAGAAGAGAGTGCGTTTAGTGAGGAAACTGATTGTGTTTATAGTGATGGAGAGGAGCATGTTCCTCTTGTGAAAAGAGACGATGAGAGAGACGAGAAAGATGATTCTTGTTTGGCTGCGATACATTCCGTTAAGaatgatgtcgaaatgattAATGTTGAGAACCTAATCAATAAAGAAAGAGATGTTCATGGTCTGGAAAAGGCTGAGAAGATCGAGGATCCTGTCGAGAAGCAAGATGAAGTTGGTGAAGCTGTTCATGATTCTCCTACTACCAACGGAAAGGAAGTTGAAGACCTTGGAATGGGGATTGATAAGCCCGAAGCGAATAACGAATTTGGTTTCTCTTTGGGTTCTCCTTGGCAGCGCATCAGCGATCATGATGATGTTTCTGATTCTGAGTCTGATCGGGCTGAGAGCTCCTCTCCTGACGCGTCTATGGCCGACATTATTCCTATGCTTGATGAGCTCCACCCACTTTTAGATTCTGAATCTGCTCCTCCAAATATCAAACATATTTCAGCTTCTGCTTCAGACCATGAATCTGATGATTACCatgacgacgatgacgacgatgacgacggtgatgatgatgatgatgatgttgatgatgatgaaaGTGTGGAAGAAGGAGCTGAAAATAATGGGGCCGAAGAAAATAAGGAAGTGGAGgggaagaaagaagatgaaaatgAAGCTGTAGTCTCGTGGACGGCAGATGATCAGAAGAATCTAATGGATCTTGGTTCGTCCGAGCTTGAAAGGAATCGAAGGTTGGAAAGCTTAATTGCAAAGAGGAGAGCAAGAAAGAATTTTCGGTTTGATCTTGAGAGGAACTTAATAGACCTCAATGGCAACGATTCTATGGAGTTATCGCGCTTTCGGCTTGCACCCATTTCCGCACCCCGAGGTAATCCTTTCGATCTTCCCTATGATTCGGAGGAAACAATGGATTTACCCCCAATTCCCGGTTCGGCTCCTTCCGTTTTACTTCCTAGGGGTAATCCGTTTGATCTTCCTTATGATCAGCCAAATGGAAGTGACAATGCCCTAAGAGAGACTTGGAGCCCTAGGGAGACTTTTGTGTCGGTTCCACAGAGGGAAATGCTTTTCAGACGGCATGAGAGCTTCAATGTGTCTGGTGGGGAGCTTCGCCAAGAGAGGCGTGCTTCGATGTTGCGACCATATTTTGTTGCAGAGAATATTGAATCGGAGGAAAGAACGTCTGCCACTTTTAACAGGCAATACAGCGATAAGAGTGATTCGAAGTTGAGTTCAGTTCCAGAATCAGATACCGTTTCTTCAGTTACTGATTTGGATTATAATAAGGACTTTGTTGAGCAGGAATTTCATCCTGAGGACGAAAATGAGAATTTACCCTTGGATGAAGTTGAAGCAGCAGTTGTTGAGCGAGAGACGAATGAAGAATTTATTGTGACCAATGACCATGAAATTCACTTGAATAATCACATGAATGTCGAGGAAACTCAGCAAAATGTTCAATTCATTGGATCTTTGGAGGAAAATCATGGTGAAGCAATAAATCTAAGTTCAACAATTTCAGATGCTGGTGGATTTGGAGAGAGCGAAGAGAAACATGAGGATTTGATCTCCACTTCTTTGTCAGAAGCAACCACTAAAGGTTCCATGGAATTTCATGACCGGATAGATAATCTGGAAGTGGCACGGAACTCCATGCTGTTAGGTCGTGCGGCTTCTGATCTTATTAGCTGGGAAGACAAAATTGGCGACAATCAGCTCACGGAGGTCGTCTACGATTCTAGTCCACCAGCAACTGAGAAATCTCTGTCTAATGTATCAGCGCTTAATGAAGTGCTGTTCGATGCAG GTAAAAGTAGCCTAAATGCTAGTTCTTCATTGGAATCAAACATGGAAATGAATTTAGAGAAGGAATTTTCTGAAGTTGGAGACTTTCCGTCAATTAATACCAACCTGGTAGGAGAAATGGCTTCTGACGATGGAAAGAGTTGGGCAGCTTCATCAAGTATACCTTTAATCGATGGAATCGAATCAAAATCAAGGGAGATTGGCGAATCTAATGTTTCTGAGGTTGGTTTATCAACGATTCATGTAGGTtctgaaaattatattatcCATCAATTGAGTTCAGATTTAATGGAGAGCAATTCGAGTTCAACTACTTTAATCGATATCGGCGATATCCATCAAAAGAAAGTTGATGGTCTTGGTGATCAAACGTCTAATGTGGATAACTTACTTTCGTCGGACGATTTGATCTCAAGCGTTCCGCCATATGCAGCTCATTTTGAGATGTCTCTTATCAGTAGTATGGACTTGCATCCGATACCCGAGGAGAAGGTAGAAGATTTTAAATCTGAAAAGGACCAAAATAGCAAGTTATTTTATGATTCGCTTGCTGGTTTAACTGGGTTTCAGGTCATAGGGGGCGAAAATATCCATGCATCTCATATTGAACAAGAATTATCCTTCATTGATATGAATTATGTAGTGGGATCTGGTAATCATGGTGATGAAACCAAACTGATTAGCGAGACAGATGAAGGAGGTTCGCTGTTTGTTCCTCCTCTTGTTCCTGTTCATAATGGTTCAACAGTGCTGAAATATGAGAATGTGATCGGCTCTGGTATTGATTTAATTGAATCAGGAGATTTGATTGATTTAGTTCCAAGCAGGCTCGAAGGCAGTTCTTCAAAGTATCTAGACGACTCGAACGAGGAGCTGCGTGTTTTTGAAGCTTGGCCTGGCGAGGAGCTCAACTCGCTAGTTAAGCAAATCTATGGAGGAGTGCAAGTATCTTCTGTGTTAGACCCCACAGCAAAGGTCGAAGTCGAGCCGACTGAATTTGGGCTTCGCAAAAGTGGTCCAGAGGTAAGGGAGACTGATTTGGAGATGCTAGTTTTTGAAGCCAGATCAATTGAAGATGTAGGTTCAGCTTTCGAACATCTAAGTACAGGTCGTgatgaaactaaaattttggaAGTCGGTGTTTCGGAAGTTATACAAGGTAGAACGAACTTGGAGCTGATTGATGTTAATCCGGAGACAAGAGAGACTGATTCGGAGTTGCCTGTTCTTAAGCCGAAATCGATCGAAGAATTGGAATCAGCTTTTGAACATTTAAGCAAGGGTCTTGATAAAACTAACATTTCAGAAGTTGGGTCGCCAGATGTTACAGCAGGTAGActaaatttggagaaaaatgAGATTAATTCGGATTTGCAGGTCGTTGAAGCAAAATCTGTTGACGGCTTACATGAAGCTTTTAAGCAGCTCTCTGGTGAAGCAGAAGCGAAAAATGGGTCTGGAAAGtttgaagaaaatgaaaagcatGTAGAGACTGACGTTCCTGAAGTCCAACCAGCTGAAGAGATCGAGCAGGCATCTGAAGCAGCAGTTATTTCAGAAGCTGGCCGACATTtggaaaaagaagatgaaagaaatgatgaagttGCAGCCATAACAGCTGTAGTTGGTTCAAACTCGAAGAAGACAGGCAAGAAACACAAGTCTAGGAAATCCAGGTCGAGttcgagctcgagctcgagtGATTCTGAGTGA